A genomic segment from Sander vitreus isolate 19-12246 chromosome 3, sanVit1, whole genome shotgun sequence encodes:
- the zbtb44 gene encoding zinc finger and BTB domain-containing protein 44 isoform X2, producing MGVKTFTHSSTSHSQEMLEKLNALRNEGHLCDVTIRVQDKLFLAHKVVLACCSEFFRSKLVGRLEEDKFVLDLHHVTVSGFAPLLEYAYTSTLSISTENIIDVLAAASYMQMFAVASTCSEFMKSSILWSPSNNSNSNNNNITADKPHESAPESASSNCALTPLDGSVSPVSSDCSVMERNVPICRESRRKRKSFVTMASPESPLKCTTQMVTTSPQIPNPSPSFSDSTAQPVESSLAFPWTFPFGIDRRFHSDKSKLPESPRCLEQGTPATSEVIVGRRLSDFLTCESSKAVSSPVPAEEEDVRVKVERLSDEEVQEASSQPVSASQSSLSDQQTVPGSEQVQEELLISPQSSSIGSMDEGVSEGLPSMQSTSNTGGHTEDDERLEGIQYPYHLYISPSARPGTNGPDRPFQCPTCGVRFTRIQNLKQHMLIHSGIKPFQCDRCGKKFTRAYSLKMHRLKHEGKRCFRCQICSATFTSFGEYKHHMRVSRHIIRKPRIYECKTCGAMFTNSGNLIVHLRSLNHEASELANYFQSSDFLVPDYLSQVQEEEEALGVQYELEESEHHPVYPGSISTTTAASSSSSVQMPVISQVSSSTQNCENSSGFLSPEPLDPLEAPASLKMDADETAAMTEDTKLDNSVDGSSPEVFEEEQQQHAQGKELASITIE from the exons ATGGGGGTCAAAACCTTCACCCACAGCTCAACCTCCCACAGCCAGGAGATGCTGGAGAAGCTTAACGCTTTACGCAATGAGGGTCACTTATGTGATGTCACCATTAGGGTCCAAGACAAGCTCTTCCTGGCCCACAAAGTGGTCCTGGCCTGCTGCAGTGAATTCTTCCGCTCCAAACTCGTGGGCCGGCTAGAGGAGGACAAGTTTGTGTTGGACCTTCATCACGTGACAGTTAGTGGCTTCGCTCCTCTGTTGGAATATGCCTACACGTCTACCCTTTCTATTAGCACAGAAAATATAATAGACGTGCTAGCAGCTGCAAGTTACATGCAGATGTTCGCTGTTGCTAGCACATGTTCGGAGTTTATGAAGTCTAGTATTCTGTGGAGCCCGAGTAACAACAGCaacagtaacaacaacaacattacaGCAGATAAACCACATGAATCAGCACCAGAGAGCGCCTCATCAAACTGTGCCCTGACGCCGTTGGATGGCAGTGTGTCACCTGTTTCGTCTGACTGCAGCGTGATGGAGAGAAACGTTCCTATATGCCGTGAATCACGACGGAAACGCAAAAGCTTTGTAACAATGGCATCGCCAGAGAGTCCGCTCAAATGCACTACACAGATGGTCACCACCTCCCCGCAGATCCCCAACCCGTCCCCTTCATTCTCAGACAGCACAGCCCAGCCTGTGGAGTCCTCCCTGGCCTTCCCATGGACTTTCCCGTTCGGTATCGACCGGAGGTTCCACTCAGACAAATCAAAGCTCCCAGAGAGCCCTCGTTGTTTAGAGCAGGGCACCCCAGCGACCTCCGAGGTGATAGTCGGCCGGCGGCTCAGTGACTTCCTAACATGTGAAAGCTCCAAGGCGGTGTCGTCACCAGTGCCGGCAGAGGAGGAAGATGTGAGGGTGAAGGTGGAGCGTCTCAGTGATGAGGAGGTCCAAGAGGCATCCTCGCAGCCGGTCAGTGCCTCCCAGAGCTCGCTGAGTGACCAGCAGACAGTGCCAGGGAGTGAACAGGTCCAGGAGGAGCTCCTCATCAGTCCACAGTCCTCCTCTATAG GGTCGATGGATGAGGGAGTGTCTGAGGGCTTGCCATCAATGCAGAGTACCTCTAACACTGGAGGACACACAGAAGATGATGAAAG GTTAGAAGGTATTCAGTATCCATACCACCTCTATATCAGTCCCTCAGCCAGGCCTGGCACCAATGGCCCCGACAGGCCCTTCCAGTGTCCAACCTGCGGAGTCAGATTCACACGCATTCAAAACCTGAAGCAGCATATGCTCATACACTCCG GCATTAAGCCTTTCCAGTGTGACCGCTGTGGGAAAAAGTTCACACGGGCCTACTCCCTAAAGATGCATCGGCTGAAGCACGAAGGTAAACGCTGTTTCCGGTGCCAGATTTGTAGCGCCACATTCACGTCCTTCGGTGAATATAAGCACCACATGAGGGTCTCCCGACACATAATCCGCAAGCCGCGGATTTACGAGTGCAAAACGTGCGGGGCCATGTTCACCAACTCTGGCAATTTAATTGTACACCTGAGGAGTCTGAACCATGAGGCATCCGAACTAGCAAACTACTTCCAGAGCAG TGATTTCCTCGTGCCCGACTACCTGAGCCAGgtacaggaggaggaggaggcgctGGGAGTCCAGTATGAGCTGGAGGAGTCCGAACATCACCCAGTCTACCCGGGCAGCATCTCCACCACCACTGCAGCATCGTCGTCCTCCTCAGTCCAGATGCCCGTCATCTCCCAGGTCTCCTCCTCTACCCAGAATTGCGAGAATTCCTCCGGCTTCCTTTCACCCGAGCCCCTGGACCCCCTGGAAGCCCCAGCCTCCCTCAAGATGGACGCCGATGAGACGGCCGCCATGACAGAGGACACAAAGTTGGACAACAGTGTAGACGGCAGTTCCCCAGAGGTGTTTgaagaagagcagcagcagcatgcccAGGGCAAGGAGCTGGCTTCCATTACCATAGAGTGA
- the zbtb44 gene encoding zinc finger and BTB domain-containing protein 44 isoform X3: MGVKTFTHSSTSHSQEMLEKLNALRNEGHLCDVTIRVQDKLFLAHKVVLACCSEFFRSKLVGRLEEDKFVLDLHHVTVSGFAPLLEYAYTSTLSISTENIIDVLAAASYMQMFAVASTCSEFMKSSILWSPSNNSNSNNNNITADKPHESAPESASSNCALTPLDGSVSPVSSDCSVMERNVPICRESRRKRKSFVTMASPESPLKCTTQMVTTSPQIPNPSPSFSDSTAQPVESSLAFPWTFPFGIDRRFHSDKSKLPESPRCLEQGTPATSEVIVGRRLSDFLTCESSKAVSSPVPAEEEDVRVKVERLSDEEVQEASSQPVSASQSSLSDQQTVPGSEQVQEELLISPQSSSIGSMDEGVSEGLPSMQSTSNTGGHTEDDERYRGLFQLAARLEGIQYPYHLYISPSARPGTNGPDRPFQCPTCGVRFTRIQNLKQHMLIHSGIKPFQCDRCGKKFTRAYSLKMHRLKHEVISSCPTT; encoded by the exons ATGGGGGTCAAAACCTTCACCCACAGCTCAACCTCCCACAGCCAGGAGATGCTGGAGAAGCTTAACGCTTTACGCAATGAGGGTCACTTATGTGATGTCACCATTAGGGTCCAAGACAAGCTCTTCCTGGCCCACAAAGTGGTCCTGGCCTGCTGCAGTGAATTCTTCCGCTCCAAACTCGTGGGCCGGCTAGAGGAGGACAAGTTTGTGTTGGACCTTCATCACGTGACAGTTAGTGGCTTCGCTCCTCTGTTGGAATATGCCTACACGTCTACCCTTTCTATTAGCACAGAAAATATAATAGACGTGCTAGCAGCTGCAAGTTACATGCAGATGTTCGCTGTTGCTAGCACATGTTCGGAGTTTATGAAGTCTAGTATTCTGTGGAGCCCGAGTAACAACAGCaacagtaacaacaacaacattacaGCAGATAAACCACATGAATCAGCACCAGAGAGCGCCTCATCAAACTGTGCCCTGACGCCGTTGGATGGCAGTGTGTCACCTGTTTCGTCTGACTGCAGCGTGATGGAGAGAAACGTTCCTATATGCCGTGAATCACGACGGAAACGCAAAAGCTTTGTAACAATGGCATCGCCAGAGAGTCCGCTCAAATGCACTACACAGATGGTCACCACCTCCCCGCAGATCCCCAACCCGTCCCCTTCATTCTCAGACAGCACAGCCCAGCCTGTGGAGTCCTCCCTGGCCTTCCCATGGACTTTCCCGTTCGGTATCGACCGGAGGTTCCACTCAGACAAATCAAAGCTCCCAGAGAGCCCTCGTTGTTTAGAGCAGGGCACCCCAGCGACCTCCGAGGTGATAGTCGGCCGGCGGCTCAGTGACTTCCTAACATGTGAAAGCTCCAAGGCGGTGTCGTCACCAGTGCCGGCAGAGGAGGAAGATGTGAGGGTGAAGGTGGAGCGTCTCAGTGATGAGGAGGTCCAAGAGGCATCCTCGCAGCCGGTCAGTGCCTCCCAGAGCTCGCTGAGTGACCAGCAGACAGTGCCAGGGAGTGAACAGGTCCAGGAGGAGCTCCTCATCAGTCCACAGTCCTCCTCTATAG GGTCGATGGATGAGGGAGTGTCTGAGGGCTTGCCATCAATGCAGAGTACCTCTAACACTGGAGGACACACAGAAGATGATGAAAGGTATCGTGGTTTGTTTCAACTTGCAGCAAG GTTAGAAGGTATTCAGTATCCATACCACCTCTATATCAGTCCCTCAGCCAGGCCTGGCACCAATGGCCCCGACAGGCCCTTCCAGTGTCCAACCTGCGGAGTCAGATTCACACGCATTCAAAACCTGAAGCAGCATATGCTCATACACTCCG GCATTAAGCCTTTCCAGTGTGACCGCTGTGGGAAAAAGTTCACACGGGCCTACTCCCTAAAGATGCATCGGCTGAAGCACGAAG TGATTTCCTCGTGCCCGACTACCTGA
- the zbtb44 gene encoding zinc finger and BTB domain-containing protein 44 isoform X1, giving the protein MGVKTFTHSSTSHSQEMLEKLNALRNEGHLCDVTIRVQDKLFLAHKVVLACCSEFFRSKLVGRLEEDKFVLDLHHVTVSGFAPLLEYAYTSTLSISTENIIDVLAAASYMQMFAVASTCSEFMKSSILWSPSNNSNSNNNNITADKPHESAPESASSNCALTPLDGSVSPVSSDCSVMERNVPICRESRRKRKSFVTMASPESPLKCTTQMVTTSPQIPNPSPSFSDSTAQPVESSLAFPWTFPFGIDRRFHSDKSKLPESPRCLEQGTPATSEVIVGRRLSDFLTCESSKAVSSPVPAEEEDVRVKVERLSDEEVQEASSQPVSASQSSLSDQQTVPGSEQVQEELLISPQSSSIGSMDEGVSEGLPSMQSTSNTGGHTEDDERYRGLFQLAARLEGIQYPYHLYISPSARPGTNGPDRPFQCPTCGVRFTRIQNLKQHMLIHSGIKPFQCDRCGKKFTRAYSLKMHRLKHEGKRCFRCQICSATFTSFGEYKHHMRVSRHIIRKPRIYECKTCGAMFTNSGNLIVHLRSLNHEASELANYFQSSDFLVPDYLSQVQEEEEALGVQYELEESEHHPVYPGSISTTTAASSSSSVQMPVISQVSSSTQNCENSSGFLSPEPLDPLEAPASLKMDADETAAMTEDTKLDNSVDGSSPEVFEEEQQQHAQGKELASITIE; this is encoded by the exons ATGGGGGTCAAAACCTTCACCCACAGCTCAACCTCCCACAGCCAGGAGATGCTGGAGAAGCTTAACGCTTTACGCAATGAGGGTCACTTATGTGATGTCACCATTAGGGTCCAAGACAAGCTCTTCCTGGCCCACAAAGTGGTCCTGGCCTGCTGCAGTGAATTCTTCCGCTCCAAACTCGTGGGCCGGCTAGAGGAGGACAAGTTTGTGTTGGACCTTCATCACGTGACAGTTAGTGGCTTCGCTCCTCTGTTGGAATATGCCTACACGTCTACCCTTTCTATTAGCACAGAAAATATAATAGACGTGCTAGCAGCTGCAAGTTACATGCAGATGTTCGCTGTTGCTAGCACATGTTCGGAGTTTATGAAGTCTAGTATTCTGTGGAGCCCGAGTAACAACAGCaacagtaacaacaacaacattacaGCAGATAAACCACATGAATCAGCACCAGAGAGCGCCTCATCAAACTGTGCCCTGACGCCGTTGGATGGCAGTGTGTCACCTGTTTCGTCTGACTGCAGCGTGATGGAGAGAAACGTTCCTATATGCCGTGAATCACGACGGAAACGCAAAAGCTTTGTAACAATGGCATCGCCAGAGAGTCCGCTCAAATGCACTACACAGATGGTCACCACCTCCCCGCAGATCCCCAACCCGTCCCCTTCATTCTCAGACAGCACAGCCCAGCCTGTGGAGTCCTCCCTGGCCTTCCCATGGACTTTCCCGTTCGGTATCGACCGGAGGTTCCACTCAGACAAATCAAAGCTCCCAGAGAGCCCTCGTTGTTTAGAGCAGGGCACCCCAGCGACCTCCGAGGTGATAGTCGGCCGGCGGCTCAGTGACTTCCTAACATGTGAAAGCTCCAAGGCGGTGTCGTCACCAGTGCCGGCAGAGGAGGAAGATGTGAGGGTGAAGGTGGAGCGTCTCAGTGATGAGGAGGTCCAAGAGGCATCCTCGCAGCCGGTCAGTGCCTCCCAGAGCTCGCTGAGTGACCAGCAGACAGTGCCAGGGAGTGAACAGGTCCAGGAGGAGCTCCTCATCAGTCCACAGTCCTCCTCTATAG GGTCGATGGATGAGGGAGTGTCTGAGGGCTTGCCATCAATGCAGAGTACCTCTAACACTGGAGGACACACAGAAGATGATGAAAGGTATCGTGGTTTGTTTCAACTTGCAGCAAG GTTAGAAGGTATTCAGTATCCATACCACCTCTATATCAGTCCCTCAGCCAGGCCTGGCACCAATGGCCCCGACAGGCCCTTCCAGTGTCCAACCTGCGGAGTCAGATTCACACGCATTCAAAACCTGAAGCAGCATATGCTCATACACTCCG GCATTAAGCCTTTCCAGTGTGACCGCTGTGGGAAAAAGTTCACACGGGCCTACTCCCTAAAGATGCATCGGCTGAAGCACGAAGGTAAACGCTGTTTCCGGTGCCAGATTTGTAGCGCCACATTCACGTCCTTCGGTGAATATAAGCACCACATGAGGGTCTCCCGACACATAATCCGCAAGCCGCGGATTTACGAGTGCAAAACGTGCGGGGCCATGTTCACCAACTCTGGCAATTTAATTGTACACCTGAGGAGTCTGAACCATGAGGCATCCGAACTAGCAAACTACTTCCAGAGCAG TGATTTCCTCGTGCCCGACTACCTGAGCCAGgtacaggaggaggaggaggcgctGGGAGTCCAGTATGAGCTGGAGGAGTCCGAACATCACCCAGTCTACCCGGGCAGCATCTCCACCACCACTGCAGCATCGTCGTCCTCCTCAGTCCAGATGCCCGTCATCTCCCAGGTCTCCTCCTCTACCCAGAATTGCGAGAATTCCTCCGGCTTCCTTTCACCCGAGCCCCTGGACCCCCTGGAAGCCCCAGCCTCCCTCAAGATGGACGCCGATGAGACGGCCGCCATGACAGAGGACACAAAGTTGGACAACAGTGTAGACGGCAGTTCCCCAGAGGTGTTTgaagaagagcagcagcagcatgcccAGGGCAAGGAGCTGGCTTCCATTACCATAGAGTGA
- the LOC144515762 gene encoding A disintegrin and metalloproteinase with thrombospondin motifs 8-like, giving the protein MCSTVCLVVLLLCVMNAALSTPFESEDIVPVRINGRISGRFWKRSEDQPRFILSAFGKDLTLNLIPDTSFIAPSFTIQRIKARDVGALRSSSGAQLVADLQKCINQTEEKEGQLRSCFYSGNVDDDQSSVVAVSLCSGIFGSFITEGKEYLIEPKLRGGLGPDSAEQLHVIKRRTFSKNHGVPLLFEHAAAESRAEKHNGESFTHGDSDAQREPRRRRFVSAPRFIETLVVADSTMTHFYGDEIKHYILTLMSMAAQLYKHPSIKNSVNMVVVKLLVVEDEEVGPEVSSNGGVALRNFCSWQQLFNPPSQRHPGHYDTAMLFTREDICGQKSCDTLGVADVGTMCDPKRSCSVIEDNGLQAAFTTAHELGHVLSMPHDDSKTCERLFGDLGGHYLMAPLFVSLNKTAPWSPCSALYITEFFDNGHGDCLLDVPESTIPLPRELPGTKYSLDQQCQQMFGEEFVQCPNSSDSDICSQLWCQEDGTLQCSTKNGSLPWADGTPCSLNGTCLHGACMLTQDVMQPLVVVDGGWSLWGLWQQCSRTCGGGVEFSYRECTDPLPQNGGKYCEGQRVQYQSCNTQPCDNNDGKSFREEQCEKYNSPNYLDSNGNIKQWIPKYAGVSPRDRCKLFCRARGSSEFKVFESKVIDGTTCGPDTTSVCVQGQCVKAGCDQVIGSNKRVDKCGVCGGSGLTCRKITGSYNKATYGYSDIVTIPVGATNIDIKQRSHRGIKHDGNYLAIKRESGGYILNGNFSVSTVEQDIPVLGAVLKYSGSSTTLERIQSFRQLKEAITIQLLATAGDANPPKVKYTFFIPRDVTFNKSKERKGSSLSLHMIHPFGVPDWVLGEWSECSKSCGSGWSRRNVECRDSAGFLSSQCDKDLKPVDIRPCGDLPCPIWQMGPWSVCSRTCGQGERRRSVFCIDYTGKTVEPEKCDLNKIPEPVSGECLNQECLLGIGV; this is encoded by the exons ATGTGTTCCACTGTGTGTTTGGTCGTTTTACTCCTGTGCGTAATGAACGCAGCACTTTCCACTCCATTTGAATCTGAGGATATTGTACCTGTTCGGATAAATGGAAGAATCAGCGGTCGCTTTTGGAAAAGAAGCGAGGATCAGCCGAGATTCATCCTCAGTGCATTTGGCAAGGACTTGACTCTAAACCTTATTCCAGATACCAGCTTTATCGCGCCTTCCTTCACCATACAGCGCATCAAAGCCAGAGATGTTGGCGCTTTACGCAGCTCTTCAGGTGCCCAACTTGTCGCTGATCTCCAGAAATGTATAAACcagacagaggagaaagaaggacAGCTTAGGAGCTGCTTTTACTCGGGGAATGTAGATGACGATCAAAGCTCGGTTGTGGCTGTCAGTTTGTGCTCGGGCATCTTTGGCTCCTTCATAACGGAGGGGAAAGAGTATTTAATTGAGCCCAAACTTCGCGGCGGCCTTGGGCCAGACTCTGCCGAGCAGCTGCATGTCATCAAGAGGAGGACATTCAGCAAAAACCACGGTGTTCCCCTCCTGTTTGAACACGCGGCGGCTGAGAGTCGAGCGGAGAAGCACAACGGGGAAAGTTTTACGCACGGCGACAGTGACGCACAGAGGGAACCTCGCCGGAGACGCTTTGTTTCCGCGCCACGGTTCATAGAGACCCTGGTGGTAGCAGACTCAACCATGACCCACTTCTATGGAGATGAAATAAAG cactacATTCTGACCCTGATGTCGATGGCTGCCCAGCTTTACAAGCACCCCAGCATAAAGAACTCAGTAAACATGGTGGTGGTGAAGTTGTTGGTGGTGGAGGATGAGGAGGTTGGCCCGGAGGTCTCCAGCAATGGAGGTGTGGCTCTGAGGAACTTCTGCTCCTGGCAGCAGCTCTTCAACCCACCAAGCCAGAGGCATCCAGGGCACTATGACACTGCCATGCTTTTCACCAGAGAG GACATCTGTGGACAGAAGAGCTGCGACACGTTGGGTGTGGCCGATGTCGGGACGATGTGCGATCCCAAGAGAAGCTGCTCAGTTATCGAGGATAACGGCCTGCAAGCTGCCTTCACAACTGCACATGAGCTCG GTCATGTGTTGAGTATGCCTCACGATGACTCCAAGACCTGTGAGAGGCTGTTTGGAGATCTGGGAGGACATTACCTGATGGCTCCTCTGTTTGTCAGCCTCAACAAGACAGCGCCTTGGTCTCCCTGCAGTGCTCTCTACATCACAGAGTTCTTTGACAATGGACATG GGGACTGCCTGCTGGATGTCCCAGAGAGTACCATACCGTTACCAAGAGAGCTGCCAGGCACTAAGTACAGCCTGGACCAGCAGTGCCAGCAGATGTTTGGAGAGGAGTTTGTCCAATGCCCCAACTCCTCAGATAGTGATATTTGTAGCCAGCTGTGGTGTCAGGAGGATGGGACGCTGCAGTGTTCCACCAAGAACGGCAGCTTGCCCTGGGCTGACGGCACCCCCTGTAGCCTCAACGGAACATGCCTCCATGGAGCGTGCATGTTGACTCAGGATGTGATGCAGCCACTG GTGGTTGTGGACGGCGGCTGGAGCTTGTGGGGGCTGTGGCAGCAGTGCTCCAGAAcatgtggaggaggggtggagtTCTCCTATAGGGAGTGCACTGACCCTCTGCCTCAGAACGGAGGGAAGTACTGTGAAGGACAGCGAGTTCAGTACCAGTCCTGCAACACGCAGCCCTGTGACAACAACGACG GAAAGAGTTTCAGAGAGGAGCAGTGTGAGAAGTACAACAGCCCCAACTACCTGGACTCCAACGGGAATATAAAACAGTGGATCCCAAAGTATGCTGGTGTTTCTCCCAGAGACAGATGTAAGCTGTTCTGCAGGGCCAGGGGCAGCAGTGAATTTAAGGTGTTTGAATCCAAG GTGATTGACGGGACGACCTGTGGCCCTGACACCACATCAGTGTGTGTCCAAGGCCAGTGTGTGAAGGCAGGCTGCGACCAGGTGATTGGATCCAACAAGAGGGTGGATAAATGTGGAGTGTGTGGAGGAAGTGGGCTCACCTGTAGAAAGATTACAGGCTCCTACAACAAAGCAAC CTATGGATACAGCGACATTGTCACAATTCCCGTCGGCGCTACTAACATTGACATCAAACAGCGGAGCCACAGAGGGATCAAACATGACGGGAACTACCTGGctataaagagagagagtggcGGTTACATCCTCAACGGTAACTTCTCTGTATCCACGGTGGAGCAGGACATTCCTGTGCTGGGTGCTGTGCTAAAGTACAGCGGCTCCTCCACCACGCTGGAGAGGATCCAGAGCTTCAGGCAGCTGAAGGAGGCCATCACCATCCAACTCCTTGCCACTGCGGGGGATGCCAACCCTCCCAAGGtcaaatatacatttttcatcCCTAGAGATGTGACCTTCAACAAATCCAAAGAGAGGAAGGGCTCATCCCTGTCTCTGCATATGATCCATCCATTCGGTGTACCTGACTGGGTGCTGGGGGAGTGGTCTGAGTGCTCCAAGAGCTGTGGCTCCGGATGGTCCAGGAGAAATGTTGAATGCCGAGACAGCGCAGGCTTCCTCTCCAGCCAGTGCGACAAAGACCTGAAGCCCGTAGACATAAGGCCTTGCGGGGATCTGCCGTGCCCCATATGGCAGATGGGACCTTGGTCTGTGTGCTCACGAACTTGTGGCCAGGGTGAGCGCCGCCGCAGCGTCTTCTGCATAGACTACACTGGGAAGACTGTTGAGCCAGAGAAGTGCGATCTGAACAAAATCCCAGAGCCAGTCTCTGGAGAATGTCTCAACCAAGAGTGCTTATTAGGAATAGGAGTATAG